The following are encoded together in the Bos indicus isolate NIAB-ARS_2022 breed Sahiwal x Tharparkar chromosome 29, NIAB-ARS_B.indTharparkar_mat_pri_1.0, whole genome shotgun sequence genome:
- the LOC109554066 gene encoding olfactory receptor 8A1-like, protein MAAQNHSTVKEFILGGLINQPELQLPFFFLFLGIYSVTMIGNLGVITLICLNAQLHTPMYYFLSSLSLLDLCYSSVITPKMLVNFVSEKNTISYAGCMAQFYFFIVFVIAECYMLTVMAYDRYVAICRPLLYNIIMSHGVCSLLVAAVYTMGLIGSTIEIGLMLKLSYCEHLISYYFCDVVPLMKLSCSSTYHIEITTFFLAGFNIIVTSLTIFVSYAFILSSILRIHSTEGRSKAFSTCSSHLAAVGLFYGSTTFLYLKPPTRSSLAQENVVSLFYTTGIPMLNPLIYSLRNKEVKAAMQKTLRRKLFGCKCHYSFSG, encoded by the coding sequence ATGGCTGCACAAAACCACTCCACAGTGAAAGAGTTCATTCTTGGAGGTTTAATAAATCAGCCAGAGCTCCAACTaccattcttcttcctcttccttgggATCTACTCAGTCACCATGATAGGGAACCTGGGTGTGataacactgatttgtctgaATGCTCAGCTTCATACACCCATGTACTACTTTCTCAGCAGTCTATCACTATTAGATCTCTGCTACTCCTCTGTCATTACCCCTAAGATGCTGGTGAACTTTGTGTCAGAAAAGAACACCATCTCCTATGCAGGGTGCATGGCCCAGTTCTACTTCTTCATTGTGTTTGTCATTGCTGAGTGTTACATGCTgacagtgatggcctatgaccgctatgttgcCATCTGCAGACCTCTGCTTTACAACATCATCATGTCTCATGGAGTCTGCTCCCTCCTGGTGGCTGCAGTCTATACCATGGGGCTCATTGGCTCAACCATAGAAATTGGCCTCATGTTAAAACTATCCTATTGTGAGCACCTCATCAGTTACTACTTCTGTGATGTTGTCCCACTCATGAAGCTCTCCTGCTCCAGCACTTATCATATTGAAATAACAACTTTCTTTTTGGCTGGATTTAACATCATAGTCACCAGCTTAACAATCTTTGTTTCCTATGCTTTTATTCTCTCCAGCATTCTCCGTATCCACTCCACAGAGGGAAGGTCCAAAGCCTTCAGTACATGCAGCTCCCATCTTGCAGCTGTGGGATTGTTTTATGGATCTACCACATTCTTGTACTTAAAACCCCCCACACGCAGTTCCCTGGCCCAGGAGAATGTCGTCTCCCTGTTCTACACCACAGGAATACCCATGCTGAACCCCCTAATCTACAGCTTGAGAAATAAGGAAGTGAAAGCTGCCATGCAGAAAACACTAAGGAGAAAACTCTTTGGATGCAAATGTcattattctttttcaggttga
- the LOC109554067 gene encoding olfactory receptor 8B12-like codes for MAAENSSVTEFILAGLTDQPGLQIPLFLLFLGFYVVTVVGNLGLIMLIGLNSRLHTPMYFFLFNLSLIDFCYSTTITPKMLMSFVSKKNSILHAGCLTQLFFFCFFVISESLVLSAMAYDRYVAICKPLVYTVTMSPKVCLLLLLGVYVMGFSGAMAHTGSIASLIFCADNLINHFLCDIPPLLELACNSSSVHELVVFIDVTTVIGMVIVTISISYALILSSILRIHSTEGRSKAFSTCSSHIILVFLFFGSGAFVYLKPPSVLPLDQGKVSSLFYTIVVPMLNPLIYSLRNKDVKAALRKTLGKINFLRKE; via the coding sequence ATGGCAGCTGAGAACTCTTCGGTGACAGAATTCATCCTTGCAGGCTTAACAGACCAGCCAGGACTCCAgatccccctcttcctcctgtttCTAGGTTTCTATGTGGTCACTGTAGTGGGGAACCTGGGCTTGATAATGCTGATTGGGTTGAACTCACgcctgcacacccccatgtacttcttcctcttcaACCTCTCCTTAATAGACTTCTGTTACTCCACTACCATCACTCCCAAAATGCTGATGAGTTTTGTCTCAAAGAAGAACAGCATCTTGCATGCAGGGTGTTTGACTCAactgtttttcttctgcttctttgtcATCTCTGAGTCCTTGGTCCTGTCAGCGATGGcatatgaccgctatgtggctaTCTGTAAGCCACTGGTGTACACAGTCACCATGTCTCCTAAGGTCTGTTTACTGCTTTTGTTGGGTGTGTATGTGATGGGGTTTTCAGGGGCCATGGCCCACACAGGAAGCATAGCAAGTCTGATCTTCTGTGCTGACAACCTCATCAATCATTTCTTGTGTGATATCCCTCCTCTGCTTGAGCTGGCTTGCAACAGCTCTTCTGTGCACGAACTGGTGGTCTTCATAGATGTGACCACTGTTATTGGAATGGTCATTGTCACCATCTCCATCTCTTATGCTCTAATCCTTTCCAGCATTCTCCGCATTCACtccactgagggcaggtccaaagctttcagtacttgcagctcccACATAattctggttttccttttctttggttcTGGGGCTTTTGTGTATCTCAAACCACCTTCCGTTTTGCCCCTTGACCAAGGGAAAGTGTCATCCCTGTTCTATACCATTGTGGTGCCCATGTTAAATCCACTGATATATAGTTTGAGGAACAAGGATGTCAAAGCTGCCCTGAGGAAAACCTTGGGGAAAATTAATTTCTTGAGAAAGGAGTAG